One stretch of Flavobacterium sp. 9 DNA includes these proteins:
- a CDS encoding 5-(carboxyamino)imidazole ribonucleotide synthase produces the protein MNYFSSDFKLGILGGGQLGKMLLFDTRKFDIQTYVLDPSDEAPSKIACNKFFQGDLMDYETVYNFGKQVDVLTFEIELVNLEALTQLESEGLKIYPSPKTLKGIQNKGIQKQFYADNNIPTAPFERFENLDNLKSTVISSGVEMPFVWKCTEFGYDGNGVKVIRQVSDLDTLPNVECIAETMIPFKNELAVIVVRNPSGEIKTYPVVEMEFHPEANQVEYVICPARIDEKVAEKARAIALNVSEKFNHVGLLAVEMFQTNDDDILVNEVAPRPHNSGHYSIEASYTSQFENHLRAILDLPLGNTDSKVAGIMVNLVGAEGFSGDVVYENIETILGWNGVTPHIYGKKQTRPFRKMGHVTIVNEDMAEARKIAEEVKNTIRVISI, from the coding sequence ATGAATTATTTTTCTTCTGATTTTAAATTAGGAATATTAGGTGGCGGACAATTAGGAAAAATGCTTTTGTTTGACACTCGAAAATTTGATATACAAACTTATGTTTTAGATCCAAGCGACGAAGCTCCGAGTAAAATTGCCTGCAATAAATTCTTCCAAGGCGATTTGATGGACTATGAAACAGTTTATAATTTTGGGAAACAAGTCGATGTTTTGACTTTCGAAATTGAATTGGTTAATCTTGAAGCTTTGACACAATTAGAAAGCGAAGGTTTAAAAATATATCCTTCTCCTAAAACCTTAAAAGGAATTCAGAATAAAGGAATCCAAAAACAATTTTACGCAGATAATAATATCCCAACTGCACCATTTGAAAGATTCGAGAATTTAGACAATCTAAAATCTACTGTCATATCGAGCGGAGTCGAGATGCCTTTCGTTTGGAAATGTACCGAATTTGGTTACGACGGAAATGGTGTAAAAGTAATTCGTCAGGTTTCTGATTTGGATACTTTACCAAATGTAGAATGTATTGCAGAAACAATGATTCCGTTCAAAAATGAATTGGCAGTTATTGTAGTAAGAAATCCGTCAGGCGAAATCAAAACATATCCGGTTGTAGAAATGGAATTTCACCCGGAAGCTAATCAGGTAGAATATGTAATTTGTCCTGCCAGAATCGACGAGAAAGTTGCCGAAAAAGCCAGAGCAATTGCTTTGAATGTTTCGGAGAAATTTAATCACGTTGGTCTTTTGGCAGTTGAAATGTTCCAAACCAATGATGATGATATTCTGGTAAATGAGGTTGCTCCTCGCCCACACAATTCAGGACATTATTCTATCGAAGCAAGTTATACTTCGCAATTCGAAAATCATTTGCGTGCGATTCTAGATCTTCCGTTAGGAAATACAGATAGCAAAGTTGCCGGAATTATGGTAAATTTAGTTGGTGCCGAAGGTTTTTCAGGAGACGTAGTTTACGAAAACATTGAAACCATTTTAGGTTGGAATGGCGTTACACCACATATTTACGGTAAAAAACAAACGCGTCCGTTCAGAAAAATGGGTCACGTTACAATCGTAAACGAAGATATGGCTGAAGCCAGAAAGATTGCAGAAGAAGTTAAAAATACGATTAGAGTTATAAGCATATAG
- a CDS encoding outer membrane beta-barrel protein, whose translation MKKLLLAVVLLVATIANAQKGSILLGGNVGFASEKIGDDKFEGFEFSPKVGYQFTDHWTAGVEGSITNYKETGSARQEAYKIGAFARYSTPLSDLFSFYTDLGVGYQDTTLNDAKGMYASLTPALFINMKKGFGLNFSIGGVNYDNLSGKGTPREERIGFDFGKNFNVGISKNFGL comes from the coding sequence ATGAAAAAATTACTATTGGCTGTTGTACTCTTAGTTGCAACAATTGCAAATGCTCAAAAAGGTTCTATCTTATTAGGCGGAAATGTTGGATTTGCATCAGAAAAAATTGGTGATGATAAATTTGAAGGATTTGAATTTTCTCCAAAAGTAGGATATCAGTTTACTGACCATTGGACAGCAGGAGTTGAAGGTTCGATCACGAACTACAAAGAAACAGGTTCAGCGAGACAAGAAGCATACAAAATTGGAGCTTTCGCGCGTTATTCAACACCTCTTTCTGACTTATTCTCTTTCTATACAGATCTGGGAGTTGGTTATCAAGACACAACATTAAATGATGCTAAAGGAATGTACGCAAGCTTAACACCAGCATTGTTCATCAACATGAAAAAAGGTTTTGGTTTAAATTTCTCTATTGGAGGAGTAAACTACGATAACCTTTCCGGAAAAGGAACTCCAAGAGAAGAACGCATTGGTTTCGATTTTGGAAAAAATTTCAATGTTGGAATATCTAAAAATTTCGGACTTTAG
- the obgE gene encoding GTPase ObgE, which produces MTEGNFVDYVKIYVSSGKGGKGSTHLHREKFIEKGGPDGGDGGRGGHVYLVGNKGLWTLFHLKFARHIKAGHGGDGGGDRSTGADGEDKFIEVPLGTVVKDKETGETLFEITEDGEKRILSKGGKGGLGNWHFRSSTNQTPRYAQPGLPGVEMDVILELKVLADVGLVGFPNAGKSTLLSVLTSAKPKIADYPFTTLKPNLGIVAYRDYQSFVIADIPGIIEGAAEGKGLGHYFLRHIERNSTLLFLVPVDTPDIKGEYDILVNELTKYNPEMLDKERLLVISKCDMLDDELKAELKTELDVAFKDVPYMFISSVAQQGLTDLKDKLWKMLND; this is translated from the coding sequence ATGACAGAAGGAAATTTTGTAGATTATGTTAAGATATATGTTTCTTCCGGAAAGGGAGGAAAAGGATCTACACATTTACATAGAGAGAAATTTATTGAAAAAGGAGGCCCTGACGGAGGTGATGGTGGTCGAGGAGGACACGTGTATTTAGTTGGAAATAAAGGACTTTGGACACTGTTTCATTTGAAATTTGCCCGACACATTAAAGCTGGTCACGGTGGAGATGGAGGAGGAGACCGTAGTACAGGTGCTGACGGAGAAGATAAATTTATCGAAGTGCCTTTAGGAACTGTTGTAAAAGACAAAGAAACCGGAGAAACTTTATTCGAAATTACCGAAGATGGTGAAAAAAGAATCCTTTCTAAAGGAGGAAAAGGTGGATTAGGTAACTGGCACTTTAGAAGTTCTACAAATCAAACGCCACGTTACGCACAACCAGGTTTACCAGGTGTTGAGATGGACGTGATTTTGGAATTAAAAGTTCTTGCAGATGTTGGATTAGTAGGTTTTCCTAATGCTGGAAAATCAACATTGTTGTCTGTATTAACTTCTGCAAAACCAAAAATTGCCGATTATCCTTTTACAACTTTAAAACCAAACTTAGGAATTGTTGCTTACAGAGATTATCAATCTTTTGTAATTGCGGATATTCCGGGAATTATTGAAGGTGCTGCCGAAGGTAAAGGTTTAGGTCATTACTTCTTACGTCATATTGAGCGTAATTCAACTTTACTATTTTTAGTTCCGGTTGATACGCCGGATATTAAAGGTGAATATGATATTTTGGTTAATGAGTTAACTAAATACAATCCTGAAATGTTAGATAAAGAACGTCTTTTGGTAATCTCAAAATGTGATATGCTGGACGACGAACTTAAAGCTGAATTGAAAACAGAACTTGATGTTGCTTTCAAAGATGTTCCTTATATGTTTATCTCTTCTGTTGCTCAACAAGGTTTGACAGACTTAAAAGATAAGCTTTGGAAAATGCTAAACGATTAA
- a CDS encoding adenylate kinase produces MINIVLFGKPGAGKGTQAEFLKEKYKLTHLSTGDIFRFNLKNDTDLGKKARVFMDNGELVPCEVTTAMLIDEVNKHPDTNGFLFDGYPRTLDQAEALDKFLPTIGSSVTATIALEADDEILVARLLERGKTSGRVDDQDEEKIRVRYQEYNEKTAPLIGYYKEQNKFHAVNGIGTIEEITQRLTSVIDNL; encoded by the coding sequence ATGATTAACATTGTTTTATTTGGAAAACCAGGAGCAGGAAAAGGAACTCAGGCTGAATTTTTGAAAGAAAAATACAAATTAACACACCTTTCAACAGGAGATATTTTTCGTTTTAATTTAAAAAATGACACAGATTTAGGTAAAAAAGCAAGAGTTTTTATGGACAATGGAGAATTGGTTCCTTGCGAAGTTACAACTGCAATGTTAATTGACGAAGTAAACAAACATCCTGATACAAACGGTTTTTTATTTGACGGTTATCCAAGAACATTAGATCAGGCAGAAGCTTTAGACAAGTTTTTACCAACAATTGGATCAAGCGTTACAGCAACAATTGCATTAGAAGCAGATGATGAAATTCTGGTAGCACGTTTACTAGAAAGAGGAAAAACAAGTGGAAGAGTTGATGATCAGGACGAAGAAAAAATTCGTGTAAGATATCAGGAATACAATGAAAAAACAGCTCCACTAATTGGATATTATAAAGAACAAAATAAGTTTCACGCCGTAAACGGTATTGGAACTATCGAAGAAATTACACAACGCTTAACGTCAGTTATAGATAATTTGTAG
- a CDS encoding S46 family peptidase, producing MKKIVLFLTMCLMAFPVKADEGMWFLMFIERLNHRDMEKMGLQLTAEEIYSINHHSLKDAVVQFNGGCTAEIVSKNGLVLTNHHCGYNAIAELSTAEQNYLKDGFWAKERSAEMKPKSLYVRFFVRMDDVSKRILSKVNDQMTETERNKVIQQEIALIEKENNEGGKYTVSVRPFFQGNEYYYFVYQDYTDVRLVGTPPESVGKFGGDTDNWEWPRQTGDFSMFRVYADKDGNPAAYSKDNVPLQPKHYLPISIKGVKENDFAMILGYPGRTNRWMPAGGIEQNVKFAYPAWVEGAKTGMDVMKKYMDKDATVRLQYASKYASTANYWKNRQGMIDALTKAGTAETKSQQEDKFYEWATKPANKEKYENVIPTINDYYRETNLKATHDNYLSQLLRTSSYGAGPANLGNALITYYNENDAKKAEMLPKINAMIESIYGEFYAPLEKDVLTAQLNLYASKAAEYGLAPQIAKMKAENKGDFTADVAKATEISYFTSKDKVLAFMADPKPLAIVHDPLYIISNDLLTKYRAKTDDQAKADDGFAIAYRKLVEGLRESKLNAIQYPDANSTLRLTYGKVRALPADPRNDAKVNNYTTMESMVKKYKAGDQEFDLPKRLLELNKAKDFGQYADKAGYMPVNFLTDNDITGGNSGSPVLNGKGELIGIAFDGNIEAMAGDVIFDPKLQRTINVDIRYVLWIIDKYAGAKNIVDEMTIIK from the coding sequence ATGAAAAAAATAGTTTTATTCTTGACCATGTGCCTAATGGCTTTTCCTGTAAAAGCAGATGAAGGAATGTGGTTCTTGATGTTTATCGAGAGATTGAACCATAGAGATATGGAAAAAATGGGTTTGCAATTAACAGCCGAAGAAATTTACAGTATTAATCATCATAGTTTGAAAGATGCTGTTGTACAATTTAATGGAGGATGTACTGCTGAAATCGTTTCTAAAAACGGATTGGTTTTAACAAATCACCATTGCGGATATAATGCAATTGCTGAACTTTCGACTGCTGAACAAAATTATTTAAAAGATGGTTTTTGGGCAAAAGAGAGAAGTGCCGAAATGAAACCAAAATCTTTATATGTTCGTTTCTTTGTTCGTATGGACGATGTTTCTAAGAGAATTTTATCAAAAGTAAATGATCAAATGACAGAAACAGAAAGAAACAAAGTTATTCAGCAAGAAATTGCTTTGATCGAAAAAGAGAATAATGAAGGTGGAAAATACACAGTTTCTGTTCGTCCTTTCTTTCAGGGAAATGAATATTATTATTTCGTTTACCAAGATTACACAGACGTTCGTTTAGTAGGAACGCCACCGGAAAGTGTTGGTAAATTTGGTGGAGACACTGATAACTGGGAGTGGCCTCGTCAAACAGGAGATTTCTCTATGTTTAGAGTTTATGCAGATAAAGACGGAAATCCGGCAGCTTATTCTAAAGACAATGTGCCTTTGCAACCTAAACATTATTTACCAATAAGTATTAAAGGTGTAAAAGAGAATGATTTTGCTATGATCTTAGGATATCCTGGAAGAACAAATCGTTGGATGCCAGCGGGCGGAATTGAACAAAACGTTAAGTTTGCTTACCCTGCTTGGGTTGAAGGTGCTAAAACCGGAATGGATGTAATGAAAAAGTATATGGATAAAGATGCAACAGTTCGTTTGCAATATGCGTCTAAATATGCTTCGACAGCAAATTACTGGAAAAACCGTCAGGGAATGATCGATGCTTTAACAAAAGCTGGAACTGCAGAGACTAAAAGTCAGCAAGAAGATAAGTTCTATGAATGGGCAACTAAACCAGCTAATAAAGAGAAATACGAAAATGTAATTCCTACGATTAATGATTATTACAGAGAAACGAATTTAAAAGCGACTCATGATAATTATTTATCTCAACTTTTACGTACTTCAAGCTATGGAGCGGGACCTGCAAATTTAGGAAATGCATTGATCACTTACTATAATGAAAATGATGCTAAAAAAGCAGAAATGTTGCCTAAGATTAATGCAATGATCGAAAGCATTTATGGTGAATTTTATGCGCCTCTTGAAAAAGATGTTTTAACGGCTCAGTTGAATTTATATGCTTCTAAAGCTGCTGAATATGGTTTAGCTCCACAAATTGCTAAAATGAAAGCAGAGAATAAAGGAGACTTTACTGCTGATGTTGCAAAAGCTACAGAAATAAGTTATTTTACTTCTAAAGATAAAGTATTGGCTTTTATGGCTGATCCAAAACCATTGGCAATTGTACACGATCCTTTGTATATTATTTCTAATGATTTATTGACAAAATACCGTGCAAAAACTGACGATCAGGCAAAAGCTGATGATGGTTTTGCAATTGCTTATCGCAAATTGGTTGAAGGTTTAAGAGAGTCAAAATTGAATGCAATTCAATATCCGGATGCAAACTCAACGTTGAGATTAACTTACGGAAAAGTTCGCGCTTTGCCTGCAGATCCACGTAATGATGCTAAAGTAAACAACTACACAACCATGGAAAGTATGGTTAAAAAGTACAAAGCAGGAGATCAGGAATTTGATTTGCCAAAACGTTTGTTGGAATTAAACAAAGCAAAAGATTTTGGACAATATGCTGATAAAGCTGGATATATGCCAGTAAACTTCTTGACAGATAATGATATTACAGGAGGAAATTCTGGTTCACCGGTTCTTAACGGAAAAGGAGAATTAATTGGAATTGCTTTTGACGGAAACATTGAAGCTATGGCTGGAGATGTTATTTTTGATCCAAAATTGCAAAGAACAATTAACGTAGATATTCGTTACGTACTTTGGATTATTGACAAATACGCCGGAGCTAAAAATATTGTTGACGAAATGACGATTATAAAATAA
- a CDS encoding TonB-dependent receptor, which translates to MILKKHCFLILVVIVFQNTYAQEQKSKPIDSLQTQKLEEVVISSLHINDSLQNAPASIGILSKKELTQNNATDISTVINTIPGVFMQSSNITTTRISIRGIGARTPYGTNKIRAFYGSIPLTSGNSETVIDDIDLENIGQIEVIKGPLSSIYGAGLGGAILISPQLSKNNGQTAGISTVFGSFGLLKNTLNYSLTEKKSSLNLSYHKLKTDGWRENSAYDREGITLSGELFKKQNSKLTYFSNYTYLKAYIPSSISKQVFDSNPELGAPTWVASKGFKEYKSTLAGLAYDFKINNNLSNSTSVFVNYKDSNEPRPFDILRQYTFGTGARTQFSGNFRISKIENQFIAGIEYFTDNYSGNTFENLYKTNNGQGSLQGNQLTETDQKRHFYNIFSQIRTLLSEKFEFQAGLNYNETHFELTNFLPQKTATEKYSYDGILSPQLSFLYKPNQQQTLYFSASRGFSLPATEETLTSTGNINPNIKPENGYNFEVGGKFYFFNKNLYTEFAVYRMEIKDLLVAKRIGDDQYEGINAGKTFHEGIEVSAKHNWFINRFFTLNSFVGASLGKYEFKDFIDNGNDYSGNKLTGVAANKVNAGITLNTNLGIYFSANFQFVDKIPMNDANSAYSDSYNIINLKTGYRFEILPNLNTNLAFGVNNLFDEKYASMILPNAVAVGNSSPRYYYPGLPINYYGTISLNYLF; encoded by the coding sequence ATGATTCTAAAAAAACATTGCTTTCTTATTCTTGTCGTAATTGTTTTTCAAAACACTTATGCACAAGAACAGAAAAGCAAACCCATTGATTCTCTTCAAACACAAAAGCTGGAAGAAGTTGTTATCAGTTCCCTTCATATTAATGATAGTTTACAGAATGCACCCGCTTCGATAGGAATTTTATCCAAAAAAGAGCTGACGCAAAATAACGCCACAGATATTAGCACTGTCATTAATACGATTCCGGGAGTATTTATGCAGTCTTCTAATATCACGACAACCCGAATTTCGATTCGTGGTATTGGCGCAAGAACTCCATATGGAACCAATAAAATCAGAGCCTTTTATGGTAGTATTCCGCTGACTTCTGGAAATAGCGAAACTGTTATTGATGATATTGACTTAGAAAACATTGGTCAAATCGAAGTTATAAAAGGTCCGCTTTCGAGTATTTACGGCGCAGGTTTGGGCGGCGCGATTTTGATTTCGCCTCAACTTTCGAAAAATAACGGACAAACTGCCGGAATAAGTACTGTTTTTGGTTCGTTTGGATTACTGAAAAATACTTTGAATTATAGTCTGACCGAAAAAAAATCAAGTTTAAACTTAAGTTATCATAAACTAAAAACCGATGGTTGGCGAGAAAATAGCGCCTACGATCGAGAAGGAATTACGCTTTCAGGAGAATTGTTTAAAAAGCAAAACAGCAAGCTTACTTACTTTTCGAATTATACATATTTGAAAGCTTACATTCCGAGTTCTATTAGTAAACAAGTTTTTGATTCTAATCCAGAATTGGGCGCTCCAACTTGGGTCGCTTCAAAAGGATTTAAAGAATACAAATCGACTTTGGCAGGATTGGCTTATGATTTTAAAATCAATAATAATCTAAGTAATTCAACTTCAGTTTTCGTGAATTATAAAGACAGTAATGAACCAAGACCTTTTGATATTTTACGTCAATATACTTTTGGAACCGGCGCGAGAACGCAATTTTCAGGAAACTTTAGAATTAGTAAAATCGAAAATCAGTTTATTGCCGGAATCGAATATTTCACAGATAATTACAGCGGAAATACTTTTGAGAATCTATACAAAACCAATAATGGCCAAGGAAGTTTACAAGGAAATCAATTAACAGAAACAGATCAGAAAAGACATTTTTATAATATCTTTTCTCAAATCAGAACTTTACTTTCTGAGAAATTTGAGTTTCAAGCGGGATTAAACTACAACGAAACTCATTTTGAACTCACAAACTTTCTTCCTCAAAAAACGGCAACAGAAAAATATAGTTATGACGGAATCCTTTCGCCACAATTGTCTTTTCTTTATAAACCAAATCAGCAACAAACCTTATATTTCTCCGCAAGCCGAGGATTTTCATTGCCTGCCACCGAAGAAACGCTCACAAGTACAGGCAACATAAACCCGAATATAAAACCCGAAAACGGTTATAATTTTGAAGTTGGTGGAAAATTCTATTTCTTCAATAAAAATCTCTATACCGAATTTGCCGTTTATCGAATGGAAATTAAAGACTTATTAGTGGCAAAAAGAATTGGCGACGATCAATATGAAGGTATAAATGCCGGAAAAACTTTTCACGAAGGAATCGAAGTTTCGGCAAAACACAATTGGTTCATTAATCGTTTTTTTACTTTGAATTCTTTTGTTGGAGCTTCTTTAGGGAAATATGAATTTAAGGATTTTATCGATAACGGAAATGATTATTCCGGAAATAAACTAACCGGAGTTGCGGCGAATAAAGTAAATGCAGGAATAACTTTAAATACCAATTTAGGCATTTATTTTTCTGCCAATTTTCAGTTCGTAGATAAAATTCCGATGAATGATGCCAATTCTGCTTATTCAGATTCCTATAATATCATCAATTTAAAAACAGGTTATCGTTTTGAAATACTTCCTAATTTAAATACCAATTTAGCTTTTGGCGTTAATAATCTTTTCGATGAAAAATATGCTTCGATGATTTTACCTAATGCCGTTGCGGTTGGAAATTCAAGTCCACGATATTATTATCCCGGACTTCCTATAAATTATTACGGAACTATTTCGCTAAATTACTTATTTTAG
- a CDS encoding sorbosone dehydrogenase family protein has translation MKTVSNILSISFLAVLTACNGQSKAEKETISKQPSIVVKTAIGDLTLPAPYATESKTKNSKVLGWPEGKTPKAPEGFTVTKFADGFDNPRWSYIGPNNDIFVVESGTRTSKNQIIVLRDTDKDGKFETREVFLKGLNRPFGMLILKDFFYVANTDGLYRYPYKNAPLKLETQGVKIVDLPAGGYNNHWTRNIISNPEETKIYIAVGSGSNVGENGMDKEVRRAAILEINPDGTGEKIYADGLRNPMGMDWNPVNKELWTAVNERDELGDDLVPDYITSVKLNGFYGWPYSYYGNNPDPRLKGARKDLVAKAIVPDVPVGSHTASLGLAFYTKDAFPTKYRNGAFVGQHGSWNRSIISGYKVLFVPFANGKPSGKPEDFLTGFVANADTAEVYGRPVAVTVMKDGSLLVNDDSGNTIWKVTANK, from the coding sequence ATGAAAACCGTTTCAAATATATTATCTATATCCTTTTTGGCTGTATTAACAGCTTGCAATGGACAATCAAAAGCAGAGAAAGAAACGATCTCAAAACAACCTTCGATAGTTGTAAAAACTGCAATTGGCGATCTTACTTTGCCTGCACCATACGCCACAGAATCAAAAACAAAAAACAGTAAAGTACTTGGCTGGCCAGAAGGCAAAACACCAAAAGCGCCGGAAGGATTTACGGTGACAAAATTTGCTGATGGTTTTGATAATCCACGTTGGAGTTATATTGGACCTAATAATGATATTTTTGTTGTGGAAAGCGGAACAAGAACAAGCAAAAATCAAATTATAGTTCTTCGCGATACAGATAAAGACGGAAAATTTGAAACTCGTGAAGTTTTCTTAAAAGGCCTGAATAGACCTTTTGGAATGCTGATTCTAAAAGACTTTTTTTATGTTGCCAATACTGACGGTTTATACCGTTATCCTTATAAAAATGCTCCGCTAAAATTAGAAACACAAGGAGTGAAAATTGTTGATCTTCCTGCCGGAGGATATAACAATCACTGGACAAGAAATATAATTTCAAATCCAGAGGAAACAAAAATCTATATCGCTGTTGGTTCCGGAAGTAATGTTGGAGAAAACGGAATGGACAAAGAAGTGCGTCGTGCAGCAATTTTAGAAATTAATCCTGACGGAACTGGCGAAAAAATTTATGCTGACGGACTTAGAAATCCAATGGGAATGGATTGGAATCCTGTTAATAAGGAATTATGGACAGCTGTCAATGAGCGTGATGAATTGGGCGACGACTTAGTTCCGGATTATATTACGAGTGTAAAATTGAATGGTTTTTATGGATGGCCATATTCTTATTATGGAAATAATCCTGATCCAAGATTGAAAGGTGCACGCAAAGATTTAGTTGCCAAAGCTATTGTTCCTGACGTTCCTGTTGGTTCTCATACTGCTTCTTTAGGATTGGCTTTTTATACAAAAGATGCTTTTCCTACAAAATATAGAAATGGAGCTTTCGTCGGACAACATGGTTCTTGGAATCGCTCTATAATATCGGGTTATAAAGTTCTTTTTGTTCCGTTTGCAAATGGAAAACCTTCTGGAAAACCTGAAGATTTTTTAACTGGTTTTGTTGCCAATGCTGATACAGCCGAAGTTTATGGTCGTCCGGTTGCTGTAACTGTTATGAAAGACGGATCACTTCTTGTAAACGATGATAGCGGAAACACAATTTGGAAAGTTACTGCGAATAAATAA
- a CDS encoding hemolysin family protein, giving the protein MEILIIFFLILLNGVFSMSEIALISARKNRLETAAKKGNKSAKIALDLANSPNKFLSTVQIGITLIGILTGIYSGDKITIDVETFVSGFAVLKPYAHSVAVGIVVVVLTFFSLVLGELLPKRIGLNYPESIAKMVALPMKIVSIITAPFIWLLTSSTDFLLNVLQIKPTADGKVTEEEIKAIIKEGTEGGEVQEIEQDIVERVFHIGDRKVNSLMTHRKSVDMLPFTADKAKIKELVLQDLHTVYPVYRDNYDDIVGIVTLKNIFANIESDNFDLNAIMIDAPYLMEQTTAYKALENFKKTGVHYALVSDEYGVFQGIITLNDILEALVGDASDFYKDEFQLIEREDGSWLVDGHYSLHDFLTYFELDELTNDYEVNTVSGMIMTELSHIPKEGEKLIWQKFVLEVLDMDGVKIDKVLVKALKE; this is encoded by the coding sequence TTGGAAATACTAATAATATTTTTTCTAATACTATTAAACGGCGTTTTCTCTATGTCCGAAATTGCACTTATTTCGGCAAGAAAAAATAGATTGGAAACCGCCGCAAAAAAGGGAAACAAAAGTGCGAAGATTGCGCTCGATTTAGCCAATTCACCAAACAAGTTTTTATCTACTGTACAAATCGGAATTACCTTAATCGGAATTTTAACCGGTATTTACAGTGGGGATAAAATCACAATAGATGTAGAAACATTTGTAAGCGGTTTTGCCGTTTTAAAACCATATGCACATTCAGTTGCAGTGGGAATTGTTGTGGTAGTTTTGACATTTTTCTCTTTAGTTTTAGGTGAATTATTACCAAAACGTATTGGTTTAAATTATCCAGAATCGATTGCAAAAATGGTAGCATTACCAATGAAAATCGTTTCGATTATTACCGCGCCGTTTATTTGGCTGTTAACTTCTTCAACAGATTTTTTGTTGAATGTTTTGCAGATAAAACCAACAGCAGACGGTAAAGTAACCGAAGAAGAAATTAAAGCCATCATTAAAGAAGGAACCGAAGGCGGAGAAGTTCAGGAAATAGAACAAGATATCGTAGAACGTGTTTTTCACATTGGTGACAGAAAAGTAAATTCGTTAATGACGCACCGTAAATCAGTAGACATGTTGCCGTTTACTGCTGATAAGGCAAAAATTAAGGAATTAGTATTACAGGATTTACATACCGTTTATCCAGTTTACAGAGATAATTACGATGACATTGTTGGAATCGTAACTTTAAAAAATATATTCGCAAACATCGAAAGTGATAATTTCGACTTGAATGCAATAATGATAGATGCTCCTTATTTAATGGAGCAAACAACGGCTTATAAAGCGTTGGAGAATTTCAAAAAAACAGGCGTACATTACGCTTTAGTTTCAGATGAATATGGTGTTTTTCAAGGTATAATTACCTTAAATGATATTCTTGAAGCTTTAGTTGGTGATGCATCTGATTTTTATAAAGACGAATTCCAATTGATTGAACGTGAAGATGGTTCATGGTTGGTTGACGGACATTATTCCTTGCATGATTTTCTAACTTATTTTGAGTTAGACGAATTGACAAATGATTACGAAGTAAACACCGTAAGCGGAATGATTATGACAGAGCTTTCGCATATTCCAAAAGAAGGCGAAAAGTTAATCTGGCAAAAATTTGTGCTTGAAGTATTAGATATGGATGGCGTAAAGATTGATAAAGTGTTAGTAAAAGCACTAAAAGAGTAG
- the hpt gene encoding hypoxanthine phosphoribosyltransferase, producing the protein MIQLHDKQFVPFISAKEIDFALTKLVAQVEDDFGDDTPIFIGVLNGAFMVVADFLKKYKSPCEVSFIKMSSYEGTETTNSVKELIGINQDLSGRSVVLIEDIIDTGNTIEELKHLFKQQNVKHFKIATLFFKPEAYKKDIKIDYIGIRIPNKFIVGYGLDYDGLGRNLPEVYKLAE; encoded by the coding sequence ATGATACAACTTCACGATAAACAATTTGTTCCATTTATTTCGGCTAAAGAAATTGATTTTGCTTTGACCAAATTAGTTGCACAAGTAGAAGATGATTTTGGAGATGATACTCCAATTTTTATTGGAGTTTTGAACGGCGCATTTATGGTTGTTGCCGATTTTTTGAAGAAATATAAAAGTCCTTGCGAGGTTTCATTTATCAAAATGTCATCTTACGAAGGAACTGAAACTACCAATTCTGTAAAAGAATTAATTGGTATCAATCAGGATTTATCCGGAAGAAGTGTTGTTCTTATCGAAGACATTATCGATACCGGAAATACGATCGAGGAATTAAAGCACCTTTTTAAACAACAAAACGTAAAGCATTTTAAAATTGCGACTTTGTTCTTTAAACCGGAAGCTTACAAAAAAGACATTAAAATAGATTATATCGGAATCAGAATTCCAAATAAATTCATTGTTGGCTACGGATTAGACTACGATGGTTTAGGAAGAAATCTTCCGGAGGTCTATAAATTGGCTGAATAA